A region of Macaca thibetana thibetana isolate TM-01 chromosome 20, ASM2454274v1, whole genome shotgun sequence DNA encodes the following proteins:
- the DBNDD1 gene encoding dysbindin domain-containing protein 1 isoform X1 yields the protein MEPPEGAGPGEIVKEAEVLQAALGVPAHGTGDNGHTPVEEEVGGIPIPAPGLLQVTERRQPLSSVSSLEVHFDLLDLTELTDMSDQELAEVFADSDDENLHTESPAGLHPLPRAGCLRSPSWTRTRAEQNREKQPLGDPERQATVLDTFLTVERPQED from the exons AGATcgttaaggaggctgaggtgctgcAGGCTGCGCTGGGCGTCCCAGCCCACGGGACAGGGGACAATGGCCACACGcctgtggaggaggaggtggggggcaTCCCAATACCAGCACCGGGGCTCCTGCAGGTCACGGAGAGGAGGC AGCCTCTGAGCAGTGTCTCCTCTCTGGAGGTCCACTTCGACCTCCTGGACCTCACGGAGCTGACCGACATGTCCGACCAGGAGCTGGCCGAGGTCTTTGCTGACTCAGACGACGAGAACCTCCACACCGAGTCCCCAGCAG GTTTGCACCCGCTGCCCCGGGCTGGCTGCCTGCGCTCCCCTTCCTGGACGAGGACAAGGGCTGAGCAGAACCGCGAGAAGCAGCCCCTAGGTGACCCTGAGCGGCAGGCCACAGTCCTGGACACGTTTCTCACTGTGGAGAGGCCCCAGGAGGACTAA
- the DBNDD1 gene encoding dysbindin domain-containing protein 1 isoform X2 has protein sequence MSDQELAEVFADSDDENLHTESPAGLHPLPRAGCLRSPSWTRTRAEQNREKQPLGDPERQATVLDTFLTVERPQED, from the exons ATGTCCGACCAGGAGCTGGCCGAGGTCTTTGCTGACTCAGACGACGAGAACCTCCACACCGAGTCCCCAGCAG GTTTGCACCCGCTGCCCCGGGCTGGCTGCCTGCGCTCCCCTTCCTGGACGAGGACAAGGGCTGAGCAGAACCGCGAGAAGCAGCCCCTAGGTGACCCTGAGCGGCAGGCCACAGTCCTGGACACGTTTCTCACTGTGGAGAGGCCCCAGGAGGACTAA